From the Prunus dulcis chromosome 4, ALMONDv2, whole genome shotgun sequence genome, one window contains:
- the LOC117623825 gene encoding uncharacterized protein LOC117623825: protein MKKLYRKGTVHPSPPIISDHLAFLPATILTLAAALSPEDREVLAYLISCSNSSVNLSSSSYGSRKSTAASAAKKGPAKGSGSGGDHPARFNCDCFRCYKSYWVRWDESPNRQLIHEVIDAFEDWVLAESKGQANSKYNNNNSRKERRNKRGHNGGSSGELKRSELSLKKKELAQAHMADQETSGGRGGEVDEEESEKSSVRRFVSFVGERIWGVWSQ, encoded by the coding sequence ATGAAGAAGCTCTACCGGAAGGGCACGGTTCATCCTTCACCGCCAATCATATCAGACCACCTAGCCTTCCTTCCCGCTACCATCCTCACCCTCGCGGCGGCTCTGTCGCCCGAGGACAGAGAGGTCTTGGCTTACCTCATCTCCTGCTCCAACAGCTCCGTCAacttatcatcatcatcttacGGTTCACGTAAGTCCACCGCAGCCTCTGCCGCCAAAAAGGGCCCCGCAAAAGGCAGTGGGAGCGGCGGTGACCACCCGGCGCGGTTTAACTGCGACTGCTTCAGGTGCTACAAGAGTTACTGGGTCAGATGGGACGAGTCGCCGAATCGGCAACTGATCCACGAGGTCATCGATGCTTTTGAAGATTGGGTGTTGGCTGAGAGTAAAGGGCAGGCAAACTCAaagtataataataataacagtAGGAAGGAGAGGAGGAACAAGAGGGGTCATAATGGTGGGTCATCGGGTGAGTTGAAGCGGTCCGAGTTGagtttgaagaagaaggagctgGCTCAGGCTCACATGGCGGATCAAGAGACTAGTGGTGGTCGTGGTGGAGAGGTTGATGAAGAAGAGTCAGAGAAGAGTTCAGTGAGAAGGTTTGTGAGCTTTGTTGGAGAGAGGATATGGGGTGTGTGGAGCCAATAA
- the LOC117624544 gene encoding mitochondrial pyruvate carrier 4 — protein MAASKLQALWNHPAGPKTIHFWAPTFKWGISIANVADFAKPPENLSYPQQLAVACTGVVWSRYSTVITPKNWNLFSVNVAMAGTGLYQLSRKIRQDFFSETEAAAAEE, from the exons ATGGCGGCTTCGAAGCTCCAAGCGCTGTGGAATCACCCGGCCGGCCCTAAAACCA TTCACTTTTGGGCACCCACATTTAAATGGGGCATCAGCATAGCTAATGTTGCTGACTTCGCCAAACCACCTGAAAATCTTTCATATCCTCAGCAATTAG CGGTTGCATGCACTGGAGTTGTCTGGTCACGCTATAGCACTGTCATCACTCCG AAGAACTGGAATCTTTTTAGTGTGAATGTAGCAATGGCAGGGACAGGCCTCTACCAACTTTCTCGTAAAATACG GCAAGATTTTTTCTCCGAGACAGAAGCAGCTGCTGCTGAAGAATGA
- the LOC117624543 gene encoding probable carboxylesterase SOBER1-like — protein sequence MNLWLLAKPIAVLLVTVSSTIFLLLLSQQNQSPRPASMARSFVLWLHGLGDSGPANEPIKTLFTSPEFRNTKWSFPSAPSNPVTCNYGARMPSWFDIGEIPVTANSPNNETDLLKAVKSVHKMIDKEIDAGTNPSNVFVCGFSQGGALTLASVLLYPKTLGGAAVFSGWVPFSSSIIEQIPPEAKRTPILWSHGIADRTVFLEAGQAGPPFLERAGVNCEFKAYPDLGHSISNEELKHLESWIKARLPSSS from the exons ATGAATCTTTGGCTTTTAGCAAAGCCAATTGCTGTGCTTTTGGTCACCGTAAGCAGCACCATCTTCTTGCTGCTACTCTCCCAGCAAAATCAATCTCCAAGACCAGCGTCAATGGCTCGAAGCTTTGTTCTGTGGCTTCATGGGTTGGGTGACTCAGGCCCAGCCAACGAGCCCATCAAGACCCTCTTCACTTCGCCTGAGTTTAGGAACACCAAGTGGTCCTTCCCATCAGCTCCATCAAACCCAGTTACATGCAATT ATGGTGCTAGGATGCCTTCATGGTTTGACATTGGCGAGATTCCTGTAACGGCT AATTCTCCAAACAATGAAACTGACCTGCTCAAAGCAGTTAAGAGTGTGCATAAGATGATAGACAAGGAGATAGATGCTGGCACAAATCCTAGTAATGTCTTTGTGTGTGGATTCAGCCAAGGAG GTGCCTTGACATTGGCAAGTGTTCTGCTATATCCTAAAACTCTTGGAGGAGCTGCAGTGTTTAGTGGATGGGTTCCTTTTAGTTCATCTATAATAGAACAAATCCCACCAGAAGCAAAGAGG ACACCTATTTTGTGGTCTCATGGGATTGCAGACAGAACAGTATTTCTTGAAGCTGGACAAGCAGGTCCCCCCTTCCTTGAACGAGCTGGTGTAAACTGCGAGTTTAAG GCTTATCCTGATCTTGGCCATTCAATAAGCAATGAGGAGCTCAAGCACCTGGAATCATGGATTAAAGCTCGTCTACCAAGTTCTTCTTGA